A genomic stretch from Streptomyces venezuelae ATCC 10712 includes:
- a CDS encoding LysR family transcriptional regulator, producing the protein MDLALLRTFVTVHRAGSFTRAAALLGLSQPAVTSQIRTLERQLGRPLFLRQARGVTPTTIGDELAHRAAPHLDALVEIAETGLDEDSGVRTLHVAGPPEFTALRVLPALTPLVGQGLAVRASFLGNTEEILDGLAAGHHDLAVATARPRGGLLVSTPLCDEEYVLVAAPRWAARLSPEVLLRKGAVVLEQLPVVEVHESLPFVARYWASVFETKPAVAATVIAPDLRAVRESAASGAGLAVLPRYLCEDALDEGRLVALLDPPVPPLRTYFLVVRTGTLALSPIARAHEELLRAAGDW; encoded by the coding sequence ATGGATCTGGCCCTGCTGCGCACGTTCGTCACGGTGCACCGGGCCGGCTCCTTCACCCGGGCCGCCGCGCTCCTCGGCCTCTCCCAGCCCGCCGTCACCAGCCAGATCCGCACGCTCGAACGACAGCTCGGGCGCCCGCTCTTCCTCAGACAGGCCCGCGGGGTCACGCCGACGACCATCGGCGACGAGCTCGCGCACCGCGCCGCACCGCATCTCGACGCGCTCGTCGAGATCGCCGAGACCGGCCTCGACGAGGACAGCGGCGTCCGCACCCTGCACGTCGCCGGGCCCCCGGAGTTCACCGCGCTCCGCGTCCTGCCCGCGCTCACCCCGCTGGTCGGCCAGGGCCTCGCCGTCCGGGCGTCGTTCCTGGGCAACACCGAGGAGATCCTCGACGGGCTGGCCGCCGGGCACCACGACCTGGCCGTCGCCACCGCCCGCCCCCGCGGTGGCCTGCTCGTCTCCACGCCGCTCTGCGACGAGGAGTACGTCCTGGTCGCCGCGCCGCGCTGGGCCGCCCGGCTCTCCCCCGAGGTGCTCCTCCGCAAGGGCGCCGTGGTCCTGGAGCAGCTGCCGGTGGTCGAGGTGCACGAGTCGCTGCCCTTCGTCGCCCGGTACTGGGCGAGCGTCTTCGAGACCAAGCCGGCGGTGGCCGCCACCGTGATCGCGCCCGATCTGCGCGCCGTACGGGAGTCCGCCGCCTCCGGTGCCGGGCTCGCCGTGCTGCCCCGCTATCTGTGCGAGGACGCCCTGGACGAAGGACGGCTGGTGGCGCTGCTCGACCCGCCGGTCCCGCCGCTGCGGACCTATTTCCTCGTCGTGCGGACGGGGACGCTCGCGCTGTCGCCCATCGCGCGGGCTCATGAGGAACTGCTGCGGGCGGCGGGGGACTGGTGA
- a CDS encoding cystathionine gamma-lyase, producing the protein MAYGDGTRAVRAGLPDPVKYEPTLPGPVFAAHFHLPGEPTGPYTYGRDENPTWTHLERAIGELEAPGEPDVETLVFASGMAAISAVLLSQLKAGDAVVLPTDGYQALPLLHEQLRAFGIEVRTAPTGGDGQLAVLEGARLLWIETPSNPGLDVCDIRRLVAAAHAAGALVAVDNTLATPLGQRPLELGADFSVASDTKGMTGHGDILLGHVSCRDPRRAAEVRRWRKVVGAIPGPMEAWLAHRSLATLQLRIDRQCSTALALARALAERADVTGLRYPGLPDDPSHTVAARQMRRFGPVVSFELADRKRAERFLEGLRIVDDATSFGGVRSTAERRGRWGGDAVAEGFVRFSVGAEDPEDLIADVLRALDEAGA; encoded by the coding sequence ATGGCATACGGCGACGGCACGCGCGCGGTACGGGCCGGGCTTCCCGACCCCGTGAAGTACGAGCCGACCCTGCCGGGACCGGTCTTCGCCGCACACTTCCATCTGCCCGGTGAGCCGACGGGGCCGTACACCTACGGCCGGGACGAGAACCCCACCTGGACGCACCTGGAGCGGGCGATCGGCGAGCTGGAGGCGCCGGGGGAGCCGGACGTCGAGACGCTGGTCTTCGCCTCCGGCATGGCCGCGATCTCCGCCGTCCTGCTCTCCCAGCTGAAGGCCGGCGACGCGGTGGTCCTGCCCACCGACGGCTACCAGGCCCTGCCGCTGCTGCACGAGCAGCTCCGGGCCTTCGGCATCGAGGTCCGCACCGCGCCCACCGGCGGCGACGGTCAGCTCGCCGTGCTCGAAGGGGCCCGGCTGCTGTGGATCGAGACCCCGTCCAACCCCGGGCTCGACGTCTGCGACATCCGCCGTCTGGTGGCCGCGGCGCATGCCGCAGGGGCGCTCGTCGCCGTGGACAACACCCTGGCCACACCGCTCGGCCAGCGTCCGCTGGAACTGGGCGCGGACTTCTCCGTGGCCAGTGACACCAAGGGCATGACCGGGCACGGGGACATCCTGCTGGGTCACGTCAGCTGCCGTGATCCCCGGCGGGCGGCGGAGGTACGGCGCTGGCGCAAGGTCGTCGGGGCCATCCCGGGGCCCATGGAGGCCTGGCTCGCCCATCGTTCGCTCGCCACGCTCCAGCTGCGGATCGACCGGCAGTGCTCCACCGCGCTCGCGCTCGCGCGGGCGCTCGCCGAGCGGGCGGACGTGACCGGGCTGCGCTACCCGGGGCTGCCCGACGACCCCTCGCACACGGTGGCCGCCCGGCAGATGCGGCGCTTCGGGCCGGTGGTCTCCTTCGAGCTGGCGGACCGGAAGCGGGCCGAGCGGTTCCTCGAAGGACTGCGGATCGTGGACGACGCCACCAGCTTCGGCGGGGTGCGCTCCACCGCGGAGCGGCGCGGGCGCTGGGGCGGGGACGCGGTCGCGGAGGGCTTCGTCCGGTTCTCGGTCGGGGCGGAGGACCCGGAGGACCTGATCGCCGATGTGCTGCGGGCCCTCGACGAGGCCGGCGCGTAG